From a region of the Notolabrus celidotus isolate fNotCel1 chromosome 14, fNotCel1.pri, whole genome shotgun sequence genome:
- the capn12 gene encoding calpain-12, which yields MESEKKAPLGSIENPVKFNDQDFQTLLEKCLKSGEMFDDPTFPAEQKSIGMAEDPDPKRAIKWQRPKEISKNAVFVEGTTGTTDICQGQLGNCWLLASLSCLTMHPTLFVKVVPSGQSLSKPYAGIFHFRFWQYGEWVEVVVDDRLPVREGRLLFSYSHTRHEYWSALVEKAYAKLVGSYGSLKGGNISEGMEDFTGGIAYSMDVSSRTPRVLWRSLTAALTRGSLLSCFIEACNYKEVGVVTGNGLIKGHAYAITDTDKVMKASDEVLLLRLRNPWGFVEYSGPWSDKGKEWDHVDKAEKDRINLKKKEDGEFWICAEDFSSLFDIVELCSLNPDALVEGNTPASPSSAASQSLWTISEHDGFWVSGSSAGGSRRYQKSFWKNPQFELVLTEQDLPDEDDEDDGDEDDDDDEEEMTPEEKKRAEKQKQKAKQCTVLVELLQKNRRQRNKVHFIYIAFHIFKVAPELQGMCLSKSFFVENRPVGRSGKYQAQRGVWRKLHLDPGNYIIVASTYRPNIPGDFFIRIFSKTGNTLGTQDFTCSTGFLQVMAAPVLPEDHVRVEKTFDEAAGADNRLDAKELMDLFNSVLEKDYHLPLETCRQLIFGEETKGRSSLNRKQTETLLSSLRTLQSIFFQFDEDSSGTMSPFELSNALEAVGMKCDGQVAQLLSARFSSGELHLPFYGFVSCVVRMRKLFALYESDTSQEVKDRGINAWLLQFLVL from the exons GAAATCAGTAAGAACGCTGTGTTTGTGGAGGGCACAACTGGGACTACTGACATCTGTCAGGGCCAACTGG GTAACTGTTGGCTGCTGGCGTCCCTCTCCTGTCTGACCATGCACCCAACGCTCTTTGTGAAGGTGGTGCCGTCTGGCCAGAGCCTGTCCAAGCCTTATGCTGGGATCTTCCACTTTAGG TTCTGGCAGTATGGTGAgtgggtggaggtggtggtggatgACAGGCTGCCAGTACGAGAAGGCCGTCTGCTCTTCAGCTACTCTCACACCCGCCACGAGTACTGGAGCGCCCTGGTGGAGAAGGCCTATGCCAA GCTTGTTGGGAGCTATGGGAGCCTGAAGGGGGGCAACATTTCAGAGGGGATGGAGGATTTTACAGGAGGGATTGCGTACTCGATGGATGTGTCCTCTCGTACTCCTCGAGTCCTTTGGAGGTCTCTGACGGCCGCCCTGACCAGAGGCAGTCTGCTCAGCTGCTTCATCGAG GCCTGCAACTACAAAGAGGTTGGTGTAGTGACAGGCAACGGGCTGATAAAAGGCCACGCTTATGCCATCACCGACACTGACAAG gtGATGAAAGCTTCAGATGAAGTTCTGTTGCTGAGGCTGAGGAACCCTTGGGGTTTCGTCGAATATAGTGGACCCTGGAGTGACAA gggTAAAGAGTGGGATCACGTGGACAAagcagagaaagacaggattaatctgaagaagaaagaagatggGGAGTTCTG GATCTGTGCGGAGGATTTCTCCAGCCTGTTTGACATCGTGGAGCTCTGCAGCTTAAATCCCGACGCTctagtggagggaaacacacccGCCTCTCCTTCCTCCGCAGCCTCCCAATCCCTCTGGACCATCAGTGAACATGACGGATTCTGGGTATCTGGAAGCTCTGCTGGTGGTAGTCGCAGATACCAAA AGTCTTTCTGGAAGAATCCTCAGTTTGAGTTGGTTCTCACAGAGCAGGACCTGCCAGACGAGGACGATGAGGATGATGGCGATgaagatgacgatgatgatgaggaggagatgaccccagaggagaagaagagagctgagaaacagaagcagaaagCTAAACAGTGCACTGTgctggtggagctgctgcagaagaACCGACGACAGAGGAATAAAGTTCACTTCATCTACATTGCTTTCCACATCTTCAAG GTTGCACCTGAG CTTCAGGGTATGTGTCTGAGCAAGAGCTTCTTCGTGGAAAATCGCCCTGTGGGTCGCTCTGGAAAATATCAGGCTCAGAG GGGAGTGTGGAGGAAGCTCCATCTGGACCCGGGTAACTACATCATCGTGGCCTCCACCTATCGACCCAACATCCCCGGAGATTTCTTTATCCGTATTTTCTCCAAGACTGGAAACACTCTCGG CACTCAGGACTTTACCTGCTCCACTGGATTCCTCCAG GTTATGGCCGCTCCCGTTCTCCCAGAGGATCACGTGAGAGTTGAGAAGACTTTTGATGAAGCAGCTGGTGCA GATAACAGACTTGACGCCAAGGAGCTCATGGATCTGTTTAACTCAG TTTTGGAGAAAGATTACCATCTGCCCCTGGAGACGTGCAGACAGCTCATCTTTGGAGAGGAG ACTAAAGGGCGCTCCAGTCTCAAccgtaaacaaacagaaaccctGCTGTCCAGTCTGCGCACTCTGCAG TCCATCTTCTTCCAGTTTGACGAAGACTCTTCTGGCACCATGAGCCCCTTTGAACTCAGCAACGCACTGGAAGCTGTTG GGATGAAGTGTGATGGTCAGGTGGCTCAGCTGCTCTCGGCTCGGTTTTCATCTGGAGAGCTTCACCTGCCCTTCTACGGCTTTGTGTCATGTGTCGTCAGGATGCGCAAGCTGTTTG CTCTGTATGAGTCAGACACCAGCCAAGAGGTGAAAGACAGAGGGATCAACGCT TGGCTGCTTCAGTTCCTGGTGTTGTGA